A genomic region of Nostoc sp. UHCC 0702 contains the following coding sequences:
- a CDS encoding transposase, translated as MLVLEAKLKGKQSQYHLIDEALRTALFIRNKALRHWMDNRDIGKNELQKLCAVLAKEFDFADKLNSMARQASADRAWLAIKRFYDNCKAKKLGNQGFPKFKKRGHSVEYKTSGWKLSLDKKYISFSDGFNIGRLKLIGTRDLSFYSIKQIKRVRIVKRADGYFCQFCVDVERTEQHQHNGKQVGIDVGLEFLYTDSDGKTVENPRLLRKSQKSLKRKQRKASKCKKGSYNRRKAVKKLAKKHLKVSRQRKDFAVKTARTLVQSNDLVVYEDLQVRNMVKNHHLAKSISDASWSLFTDWVDYYAKVFGTWAIAVAPHYTSQDCSVCGTRIKKSLSTRTHKCHSCGTVMHRDHNAAKQILAKGIKNTGGHPEINASGQNNLYLGGETPLDKLTG; from the coding sequence ATGCTGGTCTTAGAAGCTAAGTTAAAAGGTAAACAAAGTCAGTACCATTTAATAGATGAAGCTCTTAGAACTGCTTTATTTATCCGCAACAAAGCTCTCAGACATTGGATGGACAATAGAGATATTGGCAAGAACGAACTGCAAAAACTTTGTGCTGTTTTAGCTAAAGAGTTTGATTTTGCAGACAAACTTAACTCTATGGCTCGTCAAGCTTCTGCTGATAGGGCATGGCTTGCAATTAAACGTTTTTACGATAATTGCAAAGCTAAGAAACTGGGCAATCAGGGATTTCCTAAATTTAAAAAACGTGGACATTCTGTAGAGTACAAAACGTCAGGATGGAAACTTTCTCTTGACAAAAAATACATTTCATTTAGTGATGGGTTTAATATCGGTAGGCTGAAATTAATTGGTACTCGTGACTTAAGTTTCTACTCTATCAAACAGATTAAGCGAGTCAGAATAGTTAAACGTGCTGACGGTTATTTTTGTCAATTTTGTGTTGATGTTGAACGCACAGAACAGCATCAACACAATGGTAAACAAGTAGGAATTGATGTAGGACTCGAATTTTTATACACTGATTCTGATGGTAAGACAGTTGAAAATCCCAGGCTATTACGTAAGTCTCAGAAGTCTTTGAAACGCAAACAGCGCAAAGCTTCTAAATGTAAAAAAGGTTCTTATAATCGCCGCAAAGCTGTTAAAAAACTAGCTAAAAAGCACCTCAAGGTAAGTAGACAGAGGAAAGATTTTGCTGTTAAGACCGCGAGAACTCTAGTCCAGTCAAACGACTTGGTAGTTTATGAGGACTTGCAGGTGCGAAATATGGTTAAGAACCATCATTTAGCTAAATCTATCAGTGACGCTTCCTGGTCATTGTTCACTGATTGGGTGGACTACTATGCCAAAGTTTTTGGCACTTGGGCAATAGCAGTTGCACCTCACTACACATCTCAAGATTGCTCTGTTTGTGGAACACGAATAAAAAAATCTTTGTCCACTCGCACCCACAAATGCCATTCTTGCGGAACAGTGATGCACCGCGACCACAACGCAGCTAAACAAATATTAGCCAAGGGGATTAAAAATACGGGAGGGCATCCCGAAATCAACGCTTCTGGACAGAACAACCTCTATCTAGGTGGGGAAACTCCTCTAGACAAGTTGACTGGTTGA
- a CDS encoding aspartate ammonia-lyase, whose translation MTQQDNSQFRIERDSMGDRQIPSSVYYGIQTLRATENFPISGIKPLPTYVDACLLIKKATAIVNGELNCIPQNISQAIVQATDEILAGNFREQFVVDVYQAGAGTSHHMNVNEVLANRALEILGDEKGNYKRVSPNDHVNYGQSTNDVIPTAIRIGGLLALSHTLHPALEKAIAALENKAVEFQDIVRSGRTHMQDAVPVLLGENFRAWAQILAEHQNRIYTASGDLMVLGLGGSAIGTGLNTHPQYRARVVEILRELIATPLEPAPHLMAAMQSMAPFVNVSGALRNLAQDLVKISHDLRLMDSGPKTGLKEIQLPPVQPGSSIMPGKYNPVMAEMTSMVCFQVMGYDNAIALAAQAGQLELNVMMPLIAYNLIHSIEILGNTIAALTERCIQGITANRERCLAYAEGSLALVTALNTHIGYLNAANVAKESLETGKSLRQIVLEHGLMSEAELATVLNLEQMSGILPLSPE comes from the coding sequence ATGACGCAACAAGATAATTCCCAATTCCGCATTGAACGCGATTCAATGGGCGATCGCCAAATTCCTAGTAGCGTTTACTACGGCATTCAAACACTACGGGCTACAGAAAACTTCCCCATCAGCGGCATCAAGCCTTTACCTACTTACGTAGATGCTTGCTTATTAATCAAAAAAGCTACAGCTATTGTCAATGGTGAACTGAATTGTATTCCCCAAAATATTAGTCAGGCAATTGTACAAGCCACAGATGAAATTCTAGCGGGTAATTTCCGCGAGCAATTTGTTGTGGATGTCTATCAAGCGGGGGCTGGGACTTCCCACCACATGAATGTCAACGAAGTTCTAGCAAATCGAGCTTTAGAAATTCTTGGCGACGAAAAGGGCAATTACAAGCGCGTTAGTCCCAATGACCATGTAAATTATGGACAGTCTACCAACGATGTGATTCCCACGGCAATCCGCATCGGTGGCTTATTGGCACTTTCTCACACACTACACCCAGCTTTAGAGAAAGCGATCGCAGCCTTAGAAAACAAAGCTGTAGAATTTCAAGATATCGTCAGATCCGGCAGAACTCACATGCAAGATGCTGTACCAGTGCTATTGGGTGAGAATTTTCGCGCTTGGGCGCAAATTTTGGCAGAACACCAAAACCGGATTTACACCGCCTCTGGTGATTTGATGGTGCTGGGTTTGGGAGGTAGTGCTATTGGTACTGGCTTGAATACTCATCCCCAATATCGCGCCCGTGTGGTAGAAATTCTCAGAGAATTGATTGCCACTCCCCTAGAACCTGCGCCTCACCTCATGGCAGCAATGCAGAGTATGGCCCCATTTGTCAATGTTTCTGGCGCTTTACGCAACTTAGCCCAGGATTTAGTCAAAATTTCCCACGATTTGCGGCTAATGGATTCCGGGCCTAAAACCGGTTTGAAGGAAATTCAACTACCGCCCGTACAACCAGGTTCCTCAATTATGCCAGGGAAATATAACCCAGTGATGGCAGAGATGACATCGATGGTGTGTTTTCAGGTGATGGGTTACGACAATGCGATCGCTCTTGCCGCCCAAGCCGGACAATTAGAATTGAATGTGATGATGCCGCTGATTGCCTATAACCTAATTCACAGTATCGAAATTCTGGGTAATACCATCGCCGCCCTCACGGAACGTTGCATCCAAGGAATTACCGCCAACCGAGAACGTTGTCTAGCATACGCTGAAGGTAGTTTAGCTTTAGTAACCGCACTTAATACCCACATTGGTTATTTGAATGCAGCTAATGTTGCTAAGGAATCTCTAGAAACTGGCAAATCTTTACGGCAAATTGTTTTAGAACACGGACTCATGAGTGAGGCAGAATTAGCTACTGTATTAAATCTAGAACAGATGAGTGGTATTTTACCTCTGAGTCCAGAATAA
- the pgsA gene encoding CDP-diacylglycerol--glycerol-3-phosphate 3-phosphatidyltransferase: protein MTLPNWITFSRLLGVPFLLYGLYNPTSQARWICLTIFLIAALTDWLDGYLARKLNQISDLGKFLDPLVDKFLVLAPLMVLIELGKVPAWGVFLILARELAIAGWRVNQTKITGANIWGKLKTVSQIIAIALLIAPLSQEWQIVSLIAFWISVALTLISGGIYLLPPKVSTAE, encoded by the coding sequence ATGACGCTGCCAAATTGGATTACTTTCTCTCGGCTTCTGGGTGTACCGTTTCTGCTTTATGGTTTGTACAACCCCACATCGCAAGCTAGATGGATATGCTTGACAATTTTTCTGATTGCTGCATTGACTGATTGGTTAGATGGGTATTTGGCACGGAAACTCAACCAAATTAGCGATTTGGGTAAGTTTCTTGACCCTTTGGTGGATAAATTTCTGGTGCTTGCGCCGTTGATGGTGTTGATTGAGTTAGGCAAAGTTCCGGCTTGGGGAGTGTTTTTAATTTTAGCGCGGGAATTAGCGATCGCTGGTTGGCGGGTAAATCAAACTAAAATTACGGGGGCGAATATTTGGGGGAAACTCAAAACTGTGAGTCAAATCATTGCGATCGCACTTTTAATTGCACCTTTATCACAAGAATGGCAAATTGTATCTTTAATTGCTTTTTGGATTTCTGTTGCCTTAACTTTAATATCTGGAGGTATTTATCTTTTACCGCCAAAAGTCAGTACTGCTGAATGA
- the rfbD gene encoding dTDP-4-dehydrorhamnose reductase translates to MKILLTGVTGQVGWELQRTLMTVGEVIPLRRNEMDLTQPNSIRRIIQEVKPDLIVNPAAYTAVDKAESEPELVMATNGIAPGIIAESAKRIGAAMIHYSSDYVFDGTNTTPYTESDQPNPQNIYGKTKLVGEQAIAAVGIPHLILRTSWVYGLRGKNFLLTMQKLSQEREEIKVVNDQIGAPTWSRAIAEITALILSQAQQNVSSFLTSKGGLYHLTASGQTSWYGFAQAIFAHDVQHSERKLQKLIAITSKDYPTAAKRPAYSLLNSDKLSNTFGLFIPDWQKALELVLAADN, encoded by the coding sequence ATGAAAATACTCTTGACAGGTGTCACAGGACAGGTAGGCTGGGAATTGCAACGTACCCTGATGACTGTGGGTGAGGTGATTCCTCTAAGGCGTAACGAGATGGATTTAACTCAACCAAATAGCATTCGTCGGATTATCCAGGAAGTAAAACCCGACTTGATAGTTAATCCAGCTGCTTACACAGCGGTAGATAAAGCAGAGTCAGAACCAGAATTGGTAATGGCGACTAATGGTATTGCCCCTGGTATCATCGCCGAATCCGCAAAGCGAATAGGTGCAGCGATGATTCACTATTCCAGCGATTATGTATTTGATGGTACAAATACAACTCCTTACACGGAGTCAGATCAACCTAACCCACAAAACATTTACGGTAAAACAAAATTAGTCGGTGAACAAGCGATCGCAGCTGTTGGAATACCGCACTTAATTTTACGTACCAGTTGGGTTTACGGGTTGCGAGGTAAAAACTTTTTACTAACTATGCAAAAGCTGAGTCAGGAACGGGAAGAAATCAAAGTTGTTAACGACCAAATCGGCGCACCAACTTGGAGTCGTGCGATCGCTGAAATTACAGCCCTAATTTTATCTCAAGCTCAACAAAATGTATCTAGTTTTCTCACTAGCAAAGGTGGACTTTATCACCTAACAGCTAGCGGACAAACTAGCTGGTATGGATTTGCTCAGGCGATTTTTGCCCATGATGTCCAACACAGTGAGCGAAAGTTGCAGAAGTTAATAGCAATTACATCCAAAGATTATCCCACAGCAGCCAAAAGACCAGCTTATTCTTTATTAAATAGTGATAAATTGTCTAATACTTTTGGGCTGTTTATACCAGATTGGCAGAAGGCTTTAGAGTTAGTATTAGCTGCTGATAACTAG
- a CDS encoding NAD-dependent epimerase/dehydratase family protein, translated as MRILIIGGTRFIGVYLTQLLVEQGHDVVLFNRGNRPAPSLQGVKQIIGDRTDATQLKEKLSRENFDAIFDNNGRELTDTQPLAEIFIDRVQHFVYMSSAGVYLKSDQLPHVEGDAVDPKSRHRGKHETEAYLIQQGLPFTSIRPTYIYGPRNYNELESWFFDRIVRDRPIPIPGNGLHITQLGHVLDLAQAMTQVLGNQQAVRQIYNISGDRYVTFNGLASACAVAAGKSPDAVKIINYDPKKFDFGKRKAFPLRVQHFFASVNKATAELNWQPEYDLISGLTDAFENDYLVNGQDKAEVDFSLDEEILQA; from the coding sequence ATGCGAATTTTGATTATTGGTGGTACTAGGTTCATTGGTGTCTACTTGACTCAACTGCTAGTGGAACAAGGACATGATGTAGTATTGTTCAATCGTGGTAATCGTCCTGCACCTTCTTTGCAGGGAGTAAAACAAATTATAGGTGATCGCACTGATGCCACTCAGCTCAAAGAAAAATTATCAAGAGAAAATTTTGATGCCATTTTTGACAATAATGGACGGGAACTCACAGATACTCAACCTTTGGCAGAAATTTTTATTGACCGGGTGCAGCATTTTGTCTATATGAGTTCTGCGGGGGTGTATCTCAAATCTGACCAATTGCCTCATGTAGAGGGCGATGCAGTAGATCCCAAAAGTCGCCACCGGGGTAAACATGAAACAGAAGCTTACCTAATTCAACAGGGGTTGCCTTTTACTTCTATTCGTCCAACCTACATTTACGGGCCGCGTAACTATAATGAGTTGGAAAGTTGGTTTTTTGATAGAATTGTGCGCGATCGCCCAATTCCTATCCCTGGTAACGGGTTACATATCACTCAGCTAGGACATGTACTAGATTTGGCACAAGCCATGACTCAAGTTTTGGGCAATCAGCAGGCAGTACGACAGATTTATAATATTTCAGGCGATCGCTATGTCACTTTTAATGGTCTAGCCTCTGCTTGTGCTGTTGCTGCTGGCAAATCACCCGATGCTGTAAAAATTATTAATTACGACCCGAAAAAATTTGATTTTGGCAAGCGCAAAGCTTTTCCATTGCGAGTGCAGCATTTCTTTGCATCGGTGAACAAGGCTACGGCAGAATTAAATTGGCAGCCTGAATATGATTTGATTTCCGGGCTGACTGATGCCTTTGAAAATGATTATCTGGTCAATGGACAAGATAAAGCTGAAGTAGATTTTTCTCTGGACGAGGAGATTTTACAAGCTTAA
- a CDS encoding glycosyltransferase: MPLKYALVHEWLTPKATGGSELVVREILNHVNADLYALIDFESSNPESYLYKRQIGTTFLQHFPFARNGVQKYLPFLPLAIEQLDLREYDVILSSSHAVAKGVLTRPEQLHICYCHSPMRYAWDLTFDYLHHSKLGSGAVGWATRYLLHSLRHWDVLSANRVDYFIANSQHIARRIWRCYRRCATVIYPPVNIEAFPFFPQKEDFYLTVSRLESYKQVSLIVKAFNQLQRPLVIIGTGSEMKKIREIANSNIQILGWQPDDVVKKYMARAKAFVYAACEDFGIALVEAQACGTPVIAYGAGGALETVRDINSCGDTGTGIFFRMQTEAALVEAVEKFEKYENLFNPEYLRSHSAQFSPQIFAGRYLEFLNNCKEKRPSIPERSEFL, encoded by the coding sequence GTGCCCTTGAAATACGCTCTGGTTCATGAGTGGCTGACACCGAAAGCCACTGGCGGTTCAGAACTGGTTGTACGGGAAATTCTGAATCACGTTAACGCTGATTTATATGCCCTGATTGACTTTGAATCTAGCAATCCTGAAAGTTATTTGTACAAACGTCAGATTGGTACGACGTTTCTCCAGCACTTTCCCTTTGCTCGCAACGGAGTGCAAAAGTATCTGCCTTTTTTACCGTTGGCCATTGAGCAATTGGATTTGCGAGAGTATGATGTGATTTTGTCTTCATCCCATGCTGTAGCCAAAGGAGTCTTGACTAGGCCTGAGCAGTTGCATATTTGTTACTGCCACAGCCCTATGCGCTACGCCTGGGATTTGACTTTTGATTATCTCCACCACAGCAAGTTGGGTAGTGGTGCAGTTGGGTGGGCAACGCGATATCTACTGCATAGTTTGCGTCATTGGGATGTTTTAAGTGCAAATCGGGTTGATTACTTCATTGCTAATTCACAGCACATCGCTCGTCGCATTTGGCGCTGTTATCGCCGGTGTGCAACAGTCATTTATCCGCCAGTGAATATCGAAGCATTTCCCTTTTTTCCTCAAAAGGAGGATTTTTATTTGACTGTTTCCAGGTTGGAGAGTTACAAGCAAGTATCTTTAATAGTCAAAGCTTTTAATCAATTGCAACGGCCATTGGTAATTATTGGTACGGGTTCAGAAATGAAAAAAATTCGTGAGATAGCCAACTCTAATATCCAAATACTAGGATGGCAGCCTGATGATGTGGTAAAAAAATATATGGCTAGGGCTAAGGCATTTGTGTATGCAGCTTGTGAAGATTTTGGCATTGCTTTAGTCGAGGCACAAGCTTGTGGTACTCCGGTAATTGCCTATGGTGCAGGTGGGGCCCTGGAAACAGTGCGAGATATCAACTCCTGCGGGGATACAGGAACGGGTATCTTCTTCAGGATGCAAACAGAAGCAGCTTTAGTGGAGGCAGTAGAAAAATTTGAAAAGTATGAAAATTTGTTCAATCCTGAGTATTTGCGATCGCACTCTGCCCAGTTTTCACCGCAAATTTTCGCAGGACGCTACCTAGAATTTTTAAATAATTGCAAAGAGAAAAGACCATCAATCCCAGAAAGGTCTGAATTTTTGTAA
- a CDS encoding sugar transferase: MTAQSSLLSGKRGLRQDARASTRTFLKRGQKTKMPKVKPRSLSSEGLNGEFAKRLFDIAFSLSVLILFFPVYLILALLIAFSSEGPIFYVQERVGKNYKSFNCIKFRTMVSNADEVLVQIMETSPQLRQEFESSFKLKQDPRITKIGRFLRITSLDEFPQFWNVLKGDMSVVGPRPLVAEELPKYGCHIDQILTIRPGITGLWQVSGRNDIPYPRRVQIDLHYVKFRNFWLDLWIMLKTIDVVIMPKNNGAY, translated from the coding sequence ATGACTGCCCAGAGCTCACTCCTCTCCGGCAAGCGAGGCCTACGGCAAGACGCTAGAGCGTCTACACGTACTTTCTTAAAACGTGGCCAAAAAACAAAGATGCCCAAGGTCAAACCCAGAAGTTTGTCTAGTGAGGGTTTAAACGGAGAGTTTGCCAAGCGACTATTCGATATCGCATTTTCGCTGTCAGTGTTAATTTTGTTCTTCCCTGTCTACTTAATTTTGGCCTTGCTGATTGCTTTCAGTTCAGAAGGCCCAATTTTTTATGTTCAGGAACGGGTCGGTAAAAACTATAAATCCTTTAACTGCATTAAATTCCGAACAATGGTGAGCAATGCGGACGAAGTCCTAGTGCAAATCATGGAAACATCGCCTCAATTGCGGCAAGAATTTGAGAGCAGTTTCAAGCTGAAACAAGACCCGCGCATTACAAAAATTGGTCGATTTTTGCGAATTACTAGCTTAGACGAATTTCCCCAGTTTTGGAACGTTTTAAAAGGGGACATGAGTGTTGTCGGGCCACGGCCTTTAGTAGCGGAAGAATTACCAAAGTATGGTTGTCACATAGATCAGATCTTGACAATCCGACCAGGAATCACTGGATTGTGGCAAGTTTCTGGGCGGAATGACATTCCCTACCCTCGAAGAGTCCAAATAGACTTGCATTATGTCAAATTTAGGAATTTTTGGCTCGATTTATGGATCATGTTGAAAACAATTGATGTAGTTATTATGCCCAAAAATAACGGAGCATACTGA
- the gmd gene encoding GDP-mannose 4,6-dehydratase: protein MTQNKRALITGITGQDGSYLSEFLLEQGYEVHGIIRRTSTFNTDRIDHIYEDPHKEGVRLLLHYGDLTDGTTLRRILEEVQPTEIYNLGAQSHVRVSFDSPEYTVDAVGMGTLRLLEAIRDYQRRTGIEVRFYQAGSSEMYGLVQAVPQSETTPFYPRSPYACAKVYAHWQTVNYRESYNLFACNGILFNHESPRRGETFVTRKITRAVARIVAGKQKNLYMGNLDAKRDWGYAKDYVRAMWLMLQQDQAEDYVIATGETHSVREFLELAFGYVNLNWQDHVEFDDRYLRPSEVDLLIGDPTKARQKLGWTPSITFEGLVALMVEADLQALGQTSPNGNSSPVPQDIATIRQELGALHF, encoded by the coding sequence ATGACGCAAAACAAGCGCGCGTTGATTACTGGTATTACCGGTCAAGATGGTTCATACCTGAGTGAGTTTTTGCTAGAGCAGGGTTATGAAGTTCATGGAATTATTCGCCGGACTTCTACCTTCAACACAGACCGCATCGATCACATTTACGAAGACCCCCATAAAGAGGGAGTGCGGTTGCTTCTTCACTACGGCGACTTGACGGACGGTACAACGCTGCGACGCATTTTAGAAGAAGTCCAGCCCACAGAAATTTACAACCTGGGCGCTCAATCCCATGTCAGAGTCAGCTTTGATTCTCCAGAATACACGGTCGATGCAGTGGGAATGGGAACCCTACGATTGCTAGAAGCAATTCGGGACTACCAGCGCCGCACCGGGATTGAGGTACGTTTTTATCAAGCTGGTTCTTCAGAAATGTATGGTTTAGTGCAAGCAGTACCCCAAAGCGAGACAACGCCGTTCTATCCCCGTAGTCCCTATGCTTGTGCTAAAGTTTACGCCCACTGGCAAACGGTAAATTACCGCGAGTCTTACAATTTGTTTGCTTGTAATGGCATACTTTTCAACCACGAGTCACCAAGGCGCGGTGAAACTTTTGTCACTCGCAAAATTACTAGGGCAGTTGCCAGAATTGTAGCTGGAAAACAGAAAAACCTTTACATGGGTAATCTTGATGCCAAGCGCGATTGGGGTTATGCCAAGGATTACGTCCGGGCAATGTGGCTGATGTTACAGCAAGACCAGGCTGAAGATTACGTGATTGCCACTGGGGAAACCCACTCAGTGCGAGAGTTTTTAGAGTTGGCATTTGGGTACGTGAATCTCAATTGGCAAGATCATGTAGAGTTTGATGACCGCTATCTCCGTCCGTCGGAAGTGGACTTGTTAATTGGCGATCCTACCAAGGCGCGACAAAAGTTGGGCTGGACACCGTCAATCACCTTTGAAGGACTGGTAGCCCTGATGGTAGAAGCAGACTTACAGGCATTGGGTCAAACTTCCCCCAATGGAAACAGTTCACCCGTTCCTCAGGATATTGCAACTATTCGTCAAGAACTAGGTGCCCTACACTTCTGA
- a CDS encoding GDP-L-fucose synthase: MTALELSNKRILVTGGSGFLGRQVIDQLSQAGADIEKITVPRSRDNDLRVWENCQRAVDQQDVIIHLAAHVGGIGLNREKPAELFYDNLIMGTQLIHAAHQAGVEKFVCVGTICAYPKFTPVPFKEDDLWNGYPEETNAPYGVAKKALLVQLQSYRQQYDFNGIYLLPVNLYGPEDNFDPRSSHVIPALIRKVHDAQVKKEKQLPVWGDGSPTREFLYSEDAARGIVMGTQFYNDSEPVNLGTGYEISIRDLITLICKLMEFDGEIVWETDKPNGQPRRCLDTERAKQAFNFTAQVSFEEGLKNTIEWWRKNAA, translated from the coding sequence ATGACCGCCTTAGAACTAAGCAACAAAAGGATTCTCGTCACTGGTGGGTCGGGTTTCCTGGGTCGTCAGGTGATAGATCAGCTGAGTCAGGCTGGGGCTGATATTGAAAAAATTACAGTACCGCGATCGCGTGACAATGATTTGCGCGTATGGGAAAATTGCCAACGTGCAGTTGACCAGCAAGATGTGATTATCCACTTAGCAGCTCACGTTGGTGGTATCGGTCTCAACCGCGAAAAACCCGCAGAATTGTTCTACGATAACTTGATCATGGGAACCCAGCTAATTCATGCTGCCCATCAAGCTGGAGTAGAAAAGTTTGTCTGTGTTGGCACAATCTGCGCTTATCCTAAATTCACCCCAGTGCCATTTAAAGAAGATGATCTGTGGAATGGCTACCCGGAGGAAACTAACGCGCCTTACGGAGTTGCCAAGAAAGCCCTTTTAGTGCAACTGCAATCTTACCGCCAGCAGTACGACTTTAATGGCATCTACCTGTTACCAGTGAATTTATACGGCCCGGAAGATAACTTTGACCCCAGAAGTTCCCACGTCATTCCAGCGTTGATTCGCAAAGTTCACGATGCCCAAGTTAAGAAAGAAAAACAACTCCCTGTTTGGGGTGATGGCAGTCCTACCCGCGAATTTCTGTATTCTGAAGATGCGGCGCGAGGGATTGTGATGGGAACTCAATTCTATAATGACTCTGAACCAGTTAACTTGGGAACGGGTTATGAAATTTCCATCCGCGATTTAATCACTCTCATCTGCAAACTCATGGAGTTTGACGGTGAAATTGTTTGGGAAACTGACAAACCCAACGGTCAACCCCGTAGGTGTTTAGATACTGAAAGGGCGAAGCAAGCCTTTAATTTCACTGCTCAGGTGAGCTTTGAAGAAGGGTTGAAGAATACGATTGAATGGTGGCGTAAAAACGCGGCATAA
- a CDS encoding 5-formyltetrahydrofolate cyclo-ligase, with product MDKVERQLNKAELRRTLLKTRQSMPTWEWREKSDRICTQLQSSILFKQAKTIVAYFSFRQEPDISPLFANTNCRWGFPRCVGKSLYWHSWEPNEALQVGAYGITEPHANAPKIDPAEVDLVIIPSVACDYQGYRLGYGGGYYDRLLSSPEWAEKLTMGIVFDFAYLSQLPIVTWDKPLQAIVTETNLTYKGSWASG from the coding sequence GTGGACAAAGTTGAGCGTCAACTAAATAAAGCAGAACTACGCCGGACTCTGCTAAAAACACGGCAATCAATGCCAACTTGGGAGTGGAGAGAAAAAAGCGATCGCATCTGCACACAACTGCAAAGCTCTATTCTATTTAAGCAAGCAAAAACCATAGTTGCCTATTTCAGCTTTCGCCAAGAACCTGATATCAGTCCACTATTTGCAAACACTAATTGTCGTTGGGGATTTCCGCGTTGCGTGGGTAAATCCCTTTATTGGCATAGCTGGGAACCGAATGAAGCTTTACAAGTTGGTGCTTACGGCATTACTGAACCTCATGCAAACGCGCCAAAGATAGACCCAGCGGAAGTGGATTTGGTTATAATCCCTAGTGTTGCTTGCGACTATCAAGGGTATCGCTTAGGCTATGGTGGGGGATATTACGATCGCTTGCTTAGCTCACCAGAGTGGGCAGAAAAATTAACTATGGGAATTGTGTTTGATTTTGCTTATTTGTCGCAATTACCTATTGTAACTTGGGATAAACCGTTACAAGCTATTGTTACAGAAACCAACTTGACTTACAAAGGCTCTTGGGCTTCAGGATAA
- a CDS encoding catalase family protein: MSNPRLSTTEQAAMIDEIIATSLQAQQQTGPDLRQIHTKSHGLLWGELIVEPNLSEALRVGLFKTSQTYPVWIRFSSGGAPLQRGKLRSDTQPDVLGIAIKVMNVDGTKVLDDEEKTQDFTLNSYPTFFAKDIRDYADIFKVGSGQLTPERMQELAPCLAILQKINSKQVGNPLLIQYWSMAPFKFGNQIVKLSLKAQQPEKPPETLPESDNYLREAIIKYLTQEGKEAYFDFLVQFYVNEEKTPIENHIQEWQEEDSPLIKVATVRIPSQKFDFEERKRLDEGMFFSPWHTLLEHEPVGSVNLSRKKLYNELAKSRREQIAQRLREPKPYTVVED, from the coding sequence ATGAGTAATCCAAGGTTATCTACAACAGAGCAGGCAGCGATGATTGACGAGATTATCGCAACTAGCCTGCAAGCTCAGCAGCAAACAGGCCCTGACCTCCGTCAAATTCACACAAAAAGTCACGGACTCCTTTGGGGAGAGTTGATTGTGGAACCAAATCTTTCTGAAGCCCTCAGAGTAGGTTTATTCAAAACGTCCCAAACTTATCCGGTTTGGATTCGCTTCTCCAGTGGTGGTGCGCCTCTTCAGCGTGGTAAACTTCGTTCCGATACCCAACCTGATGTCCTGGGTATAGCTATTAAGGTGATGAATGTGGACGGAACAAAAGTCTTGGATGATGAAGAAAAAACTCAAGATTTTACACTCAACAGTTATCCTACTTTCTTCGCCAAAGACATTCGTGACTATGCCGATATTTTCAAAGTAGGTAGCGGACAACTTACCCCAGAACGAATGCAAGAACTAGCTCCTTGCTTAGCTATTTTACAAAAAATTAATAGTAAGCAGGTAGGAAATCCACTTTTGATTCAATATTGGAGCATGGCTCCGTTTAAGTTTGGCAATCAAATTGTCAAATTGTCGCTCAAAGCTCAACAACCTGAAAAACCTCCCGAAACACTTCCCGAATCTGATAACTATCTTAGAGAAGCAATAATCAAGTACTTGACCCAAGAAGGTAAAGAAGCGTATTTTGACTTTCTTGTTCAGTTTTATGTAAATGAGGAGAAAACACCCATTGAAAATCACATTCAGGAGTGGCAAGAAGAGGATTCACCTTTGATTAAAGTTGCGACTGTCCGCATTCCTAGCCAGAAATTTGATTTTGAAGAACGCAAACGTTTAGATGAAGGCATGTTCTTTAGCCCTTGGCATACACTGTTAGAGCATGAGCCTGTTGGGAGTGTGAATTTGTCTCGCAAGAAGCTTTACAACGAACTTGCAAAAAGTCGGCGAGAACAAATTGCCCAACGTTTGCGAGAACCAAAACCTTATACAGTAGTCGAAGATTAA